The Antedon mediterranea chromosome 7, ecAntMedi1.1, whole genome shotgun sequence genome has a segment encoding these proteins:
- the LOC140055442 gene encoding uncharacterized protein, which yields MLEKYRQTIYGVDSEALDVQKVRDLEPMLLRKVQRECFPEEVQLLQSGKNVQKGSRLVSLDPQWDESGLIRVGGRLQKAVDLDIDLHPVLLDPSHHITKLLIKRIDSNVFCHSAGPNQVFAYVRRRYWILKGRNTIKSILRKCIECQKWRKAATVPIMADLPEARVRVGKQPFHSTGVDCWGPIIVNVKRLQEKRWGIIFKCLTMRAIHLETISCMDADTFLMAYRRFVARRGTPKELLSDCGTNFKGAERELNECFKAMSNELQNKLAKQQVDFRFNPPNAPHFGGIWEREVRSVKNALKCCFEEQSCE from the coding sequence ATGTTAGAAAAATATAGACAGACGATATACGGAGTAGATTCCGAAGCATTAGATGTGCAGAAAGTGAGAGATCTGGAACCGATGCTCTTACGCAAAGTTCAGAGAGAATGTTTCCCAGAAGAAGTGCAGTTGCTGCAGAGTGGGAAAAATGTGCAAAAAGGTAGCCGACTAGTTAGCTTGGACCCACAATGGGATGAGTCAGGATTAATTAGAGTTGGAGGTAGACTCCAAAAAGCAGTAGATCTGGACATTGATTTACACCCTGTATTACTTGATCCCAGCCACCACATCACTAAATTACTAATCAAACGAATAGATAGTAATGTTTTCTGTCATAGCGCTGGACCAAATCAGGTATTTGCTTATGTTCGAAGAAGATATTGGATTCTGAAAGGAAGAAACACGATAAAGTCAATCTTAAGAAAATGTATAGAGTGCCAAAAATGGAGAAAGGCTGCTACAGTGCCAATAATGGCAGACTTACCGGAAGCCAGAGTTAGAGTTGGTAAACAGCCGTTTCACTCCACCGGAGTAGATTGTTGGGGACCGATAATAGTTAACGTGAAACGATTACAAGAAAAGAGATGGGGGATTATATTCAAGTGCCTTACCATGAGAGCCATTCATCTAGAAACAATAAGTTGCATGGATGCAGACACGTTTCTCATGGCATACAGAAGATTTGTCGCAAGAAGAGGGACACCTAAAGAGTTGCTATCTGACTGCGGAACTAATTTTAAAGGGGCGGAAAGAGAACTAAATGAATGTTTCAAAGCTATGAGTAATGAACTGCAAAATAAACTTGCTAAGCAGCAAGTAGACTTCAGGTTCAACCCTCCTAATGCCCCTCATTTTGGAGGAATATGGGAACGGGAGGTTAGATCAGTAAAGAATGCACTGAAATGCTGCTTTGAAGAACAAAGTTGTGAGTGA
- the LOC140055443 gene encoding uncharacterized protein: protein MVQMQLARKLTKSEVNCYQGPVHYIPHFSVNRPENRTTPVRIVFNASNRYNGDTIDLLNNLVGVILRFRENRIAILGDISKMYHRIRIPEIDQHVHRYLWRDVEFDREPDIYIKQVLTFGDKPVPAMALESKTEYPEAAKVIVRDTYMDDICPSVKSKPDAIKLIQYIDKILSNGGFSVKGWVSNEKIAEKVQVEAKEVAMISSVEKVLGIRWIPTPVTVKAKIRIQELWETGVDWDEKLTEQTESEWKRLFEEFQMINDVTFFRCLTPHNVSDEVVLVIFCDASEKAFGACAYIRWKLKDGAYDTRFIIE, encoded by the exons ATGGTGCAAATGCAACTCGCCAGAAAATTGACCAAGTCTGAAGTCAATTGTTATCAAGGCCCTGTCCATTATATTCCGCATTTCTCGGTGAACCGACCGGAGAACAGAACCACACCAGTCCGGATTGTGTTCAATGCTTCAAACAGATATAACGGAGACACCATAGACCTTTTAAACAACTTAGTCGGAGTAATACTACGCTTTCGAGAGAATCGCATTGCCATCCTCGGAGATATATCGAAAATGTATCATCGAATCCGCATCCCGGAGATTGACCAACACGTTCACAGATACCTATGGCGAGATGTGGAGTTCGACAGAGAGcctgatatatatataaagcaAGTTCTCACTTTTGGCGACAAGCCAGTCCCGGCCATGGCACTAGAAAGTAAAACTGAATACCCAGAGGCCGCTAAAGTAATAGTGAGAGATACATACATGGACGACATATGTCCATCAGTGAAGTCCAAACCCGACGCAATTAAGTTAATTCAATACATAGACAAGATACTAAGCAATGGTGGATTCTCAGTAAAGGGATGGGTATCAAATGAAAAGATAGCAGAAAAGGTCCAAGTTGAAGCGAAAGAAGTTGCAATGATTAGTAGTGTAGAGAAAGTTCTAGGAATCAGATGGATACCGA CACCAGTGACGGTAAAAGCAAAAATAAGAATTCAAGAATTGTGGGAGACAGGAGTTGATTGGGATGAGAAGTTAACTGAACAAACTGAAAGCGAATGGAAAAGACTGTTCGAGGAATTTCAAATGATTAATGATGTAACATTCTTCCGATGTTTGACTCCACATAATGTTTCAGATGAGGTGGTATTGGTGATTTTCTGTGATGCCTCTGAGAAGGCGTTTGGCGCCTGCGCATATATACGATGGAAACTGAAGGACGGAGCCTATGATACACGCTTTATAATAGAATGA